A part of Pectinatus sottacetonis genomic DNA contains:
- a CDS encoding glucosaminidase domain-containing protein, whose protein sequence is MFKINFISTTVLTIFISLLSSASGVCNASQFRHYNNTIAVKVITDESQAHSFSDKIKNLIQNYDTEHSSSPKTNAPSSILGSATATPEQCVRYLLRINPNPEISVSPQKLVSYYYKEGDREGVRPDIAFAQALVETGFFRYGGTVTPDQNNYCGLGTTNTLVKGAYFSSSLLGVRAHIQHLLAYASNKPPKEPIIDPRYSLVRSIYKHHTLDTWQDLNGRWAVPGNTYGQNILKIYHAILNS, encoded by the coding sequence TTGTTTAAAATAAACTTCATTTCAACAACAGTTTTAACAATTTTTATCTCCCTTTTATCAAGTGCATCCGGTGTTTGTAATGCCAGCCAGTTTAGACATTACAATAATACTATTGCAGTAAAAGTTATCACTGATGAATCACAAGCTCATTCTTTTTCTGATAAGATAAAAAATTTAATTCAAAATTACGATACTGAGCATTCATCCAGTCCAAAAACTAATGCACCTAGTTCTATTCTAGGCAGTGCTACTGCTACACCTGAACAATGTGTGCGTTATTTACTGCGCATCAATCCTAATCCGGAAATTTCAGTTTCCCCGCAAAAACTTGTTTCATATTACTACAAGGAAGGCGATCGTGAAGGCGTTCGTCCCGATATTGCCTTTGCTCAGGCTTTAGTCGAAACAGGTTTTTTCCGTTATGGCGGCACAGTAACACCTGATCAAAACAATTATTGTGGCCTAGGAACTACAAACACACTGGTAAAAGGTGCATACTTTTCTTCGTCTCTGCTGGGCGTACGTGCCCATATACAGCATTTATTGGCCTATGCGTCTAATAAACCACCAAAAGAGCCTATAATAGATCCTCGTTATTCTCTTGTGCGTTCTATTTATAAACACCACACGCTGGATACATGGCAGGATCTAAATGGACGCTGGGCTGTCCCTGGAAATACATATGGACAAAATATATTAAAAATATACCATGCTATATTAAATTCATAG
- a CDS encoding NCS2 family permease yields the protein MFLNDKFKFAERNTTMSTEIIAGITTFVTMSYIIIVNPSVLNKAGMDFHGVFIATILASIIGTLIMGLFANYPIAIAPGMGMNAYFSFVIVLGMGIPWQSALGSVFIASVIFLLLSLTSFRQALIEAIPPSLKAGISGGIGLFVAFIGMQNAHLVVASPATIITLGNFSEPVAYMSILGLIITIILLVNNVPAAIFLGMIITAIVSFCMGYITLPSSIFSLPTGLGATFMHLDISGAFTPNLFAIIFTFFLVTLFDTTGTMIGIAEQAGLMKNGHFPNVRSALLADAVASTFGSLLGTSPTSSYIESGSGVAAGGRTGFTSVVVAILFFFMLFLAPIAQVLASVPAITSPALIVVGFLMMGSLNNIDWKNIEESLPAFFVLFWMPLSYSITNGVGAGLILYPLIKIFRGKMREIHPLLYVFLVLFIIQFIMMNH from the coding sequence ATGTTTTTAAATGACAAATTTAAATTTGCTGAACGCAATACTACTATGTCAACTGAAATCATAGCTGGTATTACTACTTTTGTCACAATGTCTTATATCATCATAGTAAACCCCAGTGTTCTAAATAAAGCCGGTATGGATTTTCATGGTGTATTTATCGCAACTATTCTGGCTTCTATAATCGGAACATTGATAATGGGACTTTTCGCCAATTATCCCATTGCCATTGCTCCCGGCATGGGCATGAATGCCTATTTCTCTTTTGTAATAGTCCTTGGTATGGGTATTCCCTGGCAATCAGCCTTGGGGAGTGTATTTATAGCTTCAGTTATCTTTCTACTGCTATCACTTACAAGTTTTCGACAGGCCCTTATTGAGGCTATTCCTCCTTCCTTAAAAGCCGGTATCAGCGGTGGTATTGGTCTTTTTGTTGCTTTTATTGGCATGCAGAATGCCCATCTGGTTGTTGCTTCCCCGGCAACCATAATAACTTTGGGGAATTTTTCTGAGCCGGTTGCCTATATGTCCATTTTAGGTCTTATAATAACCATTATCCTGCTGGTAAATAATGTTCCAGCTGCTATTTTTCTTGGTATGATAATAACTGCTATAGTTTCATTCTGCATGGGATATATAACTCTTCCCTCTTCAATTTTCAGCCTGCCTACAGGTCTTGGTGCTACTTTTATGCATCTTGACATCTCCGGAGCATTTACGCCTAACCTCTTTGCTATAATATTTACTTTCTTCCTTGTAACCCTATTCGATACAACTGGTACAATGATTGGTATAGCAGAACAAGCCGGTTTGATGAAAAACGGCCATTTTCCCAATGTAAGAAGTGCCCTTTTAGCTGATGCCGTTGCTAGTACCTTTGGTTCTTTATTAGGTACATCACCTACTTCCTCATATATAGAATCAGGCTCTGGTGTTGCTGCTGGAGGCCGGACTGGCTTTACCTCTGTTGTTGTTGCCATTTTATTTTTCTTTATGCTTTTCCTGGCCCCTATTGCCCAGGTATTAGCATCCGTACCAGCAATAACATCACCAGCACTTATTGTTGTCGGGTTCCTAATGATGGGCAGTCTTAATAATATTGACTGGAAAAATATTGAAGAATCCCTTCCAGCTTTTTTTGTTCTTTTCTGGATGCCTTTATCTTATAGTATAACCAACGGTGTCGGTGCTGGATTGATACTCTATCCACTGATTAAGATTTTTCGGGGAAAAATGAGAGAAATCCATCCTCTCCTATATGTTTTCCTTGTTTTATTTATTATCCAGTTCATTATGATGAATCATTAA
- a CDS encoding amino acid ABC transporter ATP-binding protein yields MVTTSNNIICMKNIHKSFNGIPVLKGIDITVKKSEVLAVIGPSGSGKSTLLRCLNNLETIDDGIIKIEDEFLVKSIDNRAVYADRKTQKNILSRMGMVFQQFNLFPHMTVIENLLEAPMHVKNMKKTAILPIAEDLLHKIGLFDKKDAYPSRLSGGQQQRVAIARALCMSPDIMLFDEPTSALDPELTVGVLNTMKQLADDHMTMIVVTHEMGFAQDVANKIIFMADGNIIEQGEPQSFFNAPQEDRTRAFLHNMLK; encoded by the coding sequence ATGGTAACTACTAGCAACAATATCATCTGCATGAAAAACATACACAAAAGTTTTAATGGAATTCCTGTACTGAAAGGAATTGATATAACTGTAAAAAAAAGCGAAGTTTTAGCTGTTATTGGGCCTTCTGGCTCAGGTAAATCAACACTTCTGCGCTGTCTTAATAATCTGGAAACCATTGATGATGGTATAATAAAAATAGAAGATGAATTTCTTGTTAAAAGTATTGATAACAGGGCAGTTTATGCTGATAGGAAAACTCAAAAGAATATCTTAAGCCGCATGGGAATGGTATTTCAACAATTTAATCTTTTCCCACATATGACCGTAATTGAAAATCTTCTGGAAGCTCCTATGCATGTAAAAAATATGAAAAAAACAGCCATTCTTCCCATTGCAGAAGATTTGCTGCATAAAATAGGTTTATTTGATAAAAAAGATGCTTATCCCAGCCGCCTATCCGGTGGACAGCAGCAGCGAGTAGCTATTGCCCGTGCTTTATGCATGTCTCCTGATATAATGCTATTTGACGAGCCTACATCTGCCCTTGACCCTGAACTCACTGTAGGGGTTCTGAACACTATGAAACAATTAGCTGATGATCATATGACCATGATCGTGGTTACTCATGAAATGGGTTTTGCCCAGGATGTCGCCAATAAAATAATCTTCATGGCTGACGGTAATATTATTGAACAAGGTGAACCACAGTCATTTTTTAATGCTCCACAAGAAGATCGTACAAGAGCATTTTTGCATAATATGCTTAAATAA